In the Bacteroidota bacterium genome, ACATTTTAAACTAGAAAAAAAACATGAAACTAAAAAACAAATTTGCAATCCTCTGCATACTTCTTGCAGCTATAGTGATTCCTTCCATTCAAAGTTGTCAGAAATATGACGACGGCCCTGCGTTAAGCCTCCGCTCGCGTGCTGCGCGTTTAGCCAATTCTTGGAAAATCGATAATTATAAAATTAACGGCGATGATTACACGTCGCTCGTGGCAGGGTATACCGAAACATTTTCAAAAAGCGGATCCTATTCCTATTCATTTGGAATGCTTAACGGTGCGGGCAACTGGACCTTTCAAAATAAAGATGAAGAAGTAAAACTAAATGGCGACGATGATCAATCCTCTCGCACCTTATTCATTAAAAAGCTGGAAGAAAAAGCGCTTTGGTATTACTATATGGACGGAAATGACAAGTACGAAGTACACTTAATTCCAAACTAAATTAAACATGCCCCTGTCAAAACTGAATTTATTTATTGTAGATAGCGATATTCTTTCTGTAAAATTGTTGCGATCTTATCTTACACTTCGTTTCAACGAAGATGTGCAGGTAGCAAGCTTTTACAACAGTGCAAGTGCCTTAAAAAAAATTTCGCTAAACACTAATTTAGTCGTATTGGAAAATCACTTATTTCTTACAAAAGAACGTGAATTCATTGCTTTGATTAAGAAAATAAATTCAAAAGCGAAAGTAATTCAGCGGATCTCCAATGATGCGGTTGGTTTAGCTATTGAGCGCATCAATAGTAATGAAAGCAAATTAGAAAATAGAACAGTGCGTAAGTGGATTAAATTTTTCAACTAACGGCTACTACATTTAAAATTCAAAAAGCAAAATTTTATGTTAGTGATAATCCCTATTATTTAATGTGCTTTTCAGCCCAAGCAAGCTTTACCGCCAGTGCAGTTTTAGCACTGGTAGGTATTGCTTCCGTCAAAAAGGTAAGCCTTCCGGCGCAAACAGCTTTCGCCTGCATTCCATTTCTATTCGCCTTTCAGCAATTCACTGAAGGTTTGCTCTGGCTTTCATTTACACATCCCGAATTTTCATACTTAAAATCAGCCAGCACCTATTCCTTTTTGATTGTGGCCCAAATAATTTGGCCTACCTGGGTACCACTATCAATTCTGTTTCTCGAACAGAATATAAAACGAAAACGAGTGCTCACCTATATACTAAGTCTCGGTATACTACTTTCTCTTTACCTGAGCTATTGTTATATAATTTACCCAATACATGCCGAAATCAGCGGACACCATATCAAATACAATCTTGAATTTCCGCATACCCAAAATTTATTGTGGTTGAGTGCCTTTTTTTATTTTATTCCAACGGTGGTATCAACACTTGTGTCTAGTGTGAATCGGATGCAAATTCTAGGAATTACAATTTTAACTTCATGCATTATAACACGCATCATAACACCAAAATATTTTATTTCTATTTGGTGCTTTTTTGCAGCTATCATAAGTGTTTTAGTACTAGTAATTTTGAAAGACTTAAAAAAATCAACAGAAAACTCAAGCTTGGTTTAATGAGTATAAAAATTCCACAGTAAAAACACCGTATTTAAGTCTTGTCACTTCTACCATTCAATTCTGAATAAAATAAATCCGTCAATTCAACAAAGGCTTACTGTTGGCATTGTTACATTTTAAGTTTTTGATATTTTATAAAAAACACTTCCAATTTTTGAGTTGCGTTACAAATATTTTGTATCTTCAAGTTTGAATCAAAAATAAAAACTATGAAATATTGCTACTTAATTATCCAGCTTTTTCTCAGTATTGGAATTGCCTCTAATGTTCAGGCCAAAAAAAACAGCTCAGGTGTTGTTCCGGCTATCAGTATTGTAAGCAACGATGGTACCTACACGGAAGCTGTTGGTGGCCTATGTTTTAGTGTAAGCATTACAAATCCATTACCCGATACTACTTTTGTAGATGTGCAAATTGTGGCAAGTACCACCGGAACGCTCGGTACCGATTTTACCATTGCACCTACTCGAATTAAGTTTTTACCCAATTTTGCCGGTAATGAATCTGTTTGTGTGAGCATATTCGAAGACCTCTTAGCCGAGCCAATTGAGACCTACAGTTTTATGCTTGCAAACCCGAGTAACAATGCAACTCTAGGTGATTCTCTAATTAATTTTACCATTTATGACAACGACTCCATAACCACTTCCAATCCTTGTTCCGACATATTTTTTTCAGAATTTGTGCATAGTTTTTCAGCTGGTGATAGAGCATTCGAATTGTATAATCCAACCGGCCAGGTGGTTGATTTATCAAATTATTCCATAAAAATTTATTTTGCCGGTAACACCGTTGCCGGAACCGATGTGCCATTATCCGGTTTTATAAATCATGGAGATACCTATGTAATCAGTTATTCCGGCTCCGATTCAGCAGTAAAGGCAATTTCAGATTTGGTAAACGGACAGTTCTTCTTTAATGGAAACAGCGCAATTGGCTTATACCACAATGCTACTTTAGTCGATTGCTTTGGCACAATAGGAGTGAACCCCGGCTTTGGCTGGCCGGTTTACAATGCAAATTCAACTTCGGCAACACTGGTGCGAAAACAAAATATCAAACAAGGTGAGTCAAACTGGAACAATTCAAATGGTCAATGGGATATATTTCCGCAAGCTGATTATTCTCACTTGGGTTCACACACCATCAACGGCTGTGGTTTTATTGTGCCACCGACGGTCACCATGTTTACATCCGATGCTTCCTTTAATGAAGCAGTTGGCGGCTTAAGCATTAGTGTAAAGATCTTTAATCCCCTTGCAGTTGCCACTACGGTGGATGTAGTTTTAGGTAATTTAACCACGGCTACACTCAACAGCGATTTTACTTTTACCCCATCACAGTTAACCTTCCCGGCAAATTCCACAGTTCCGCAATCCATTAGCATTTCTATTGTGGATGATTTAACAATTGAGCCGGATGAAATACTTGAACTCCGTCTTCAAAATGTAAGTGGTTCCGCTACAATATTAGATTCCAGTTGGGTGCTTACCATTCAAAACGACGATTTTACAGGAATCAGTGAAATCAAAACTTCCGCAACCCACAACCTTCAACCAAATCCCGTAAAAGATATTTTAAAATTTACATCCAACAATAAAATTGATAGCTACCAAATTACAAATTTCCTTGGCCAAGTATATAAAGCTGAAACCAACATTAATTCATCACAACTCAATTTAAATTTACAAGATCTAAAACCGGGAATGTATTTTATTGTAGTAAAGGAGGGAACTAATAATTTCTGCAAACGATTTATCAAAGACTAGCTTGAAAGAAAAATTTCATTTGCTTATCCTTAGTTTTACTTTGCTTGAGATATAAATATCACAACCAGTATTAATGATGAATTGCCATCAATAAAGGCTTATTTAGTTTACTGAAAGGATCGGCCTATGAGAAATTGGCGTTAAGAAATTTGAATTCATTATTAAGCGTGGGCCTGTGTAAGCAATCCTCGAGCGAGAAAACATTTTTTTACTTAGCACTGACCACTTTCGAGCGCTTGGGTTGCGCGGCAATAATGAATTCAAATTTTAGCCAATTTATCATCAGCCTTGATTTTTTGCTTACTTTTTGATCAAGAAAAAAGTATGAAAATGACCATTGATAGTAGTATTCACCACCCTATAGAATCTATTCAACTAAAAGCACGAAATCCCCAAATCACAATCATGAACGAAAAGGATCGGCCTATGAGAAATTGGCGTTAAGAAATTTGAATTCATTTTTATGCGCAGGCCTGTGTAAGCAATCCACGAGCGAGAAATGAAAGTATTTTCATTTAACAGAATATTGTCGAGCGGCTTGGGTTGCGTGTAAAAATGAATTCGAATTTTAGCCAATTTATCATCAGCCTTGATTTTTTTCTTACTTTTTGATCAAGCAAAAAAGTAAGAAAACATGCATGAAAACTCGCAAATAATAATGATATACAAAAAACGAAACCTAAAAAAACATCAATAAAATCCGAAAAAGACCGGCCTATGAGAAATTGGCGTTAAGAAATTTGAATTCATTATTAAGCGCGGGCCTGTGTAAGCAATCCTCGAGCGAGAAAACAATTTTTTACTTAGCACTGACCACTTTCGAGCGCTTGGGTTGCGCGGCAATAATGAATTCAAATTTTAGCCAATTTATCATCAGCCTTGATTTTTTGCATACTTTTTTATCAAGAAAAAAGTATGAAAATGACCATTGATAGTAGTATTCACCTCCCGATAAAACCTAAGCAACAAAAAGAACGAAATCCTAAAATCACAATCAAAACCGAAAAGGATCGGCCTATGAGAAATTGGCGTTAAAAAATTTGAATTCATTTTTAAGCGTTGGCCTCGTGTAAGCAACCCTCGAGCGAGAAATGAAAGTATTTTCATTTAACAGAATATTGTCGAGCGGCTTGGGTTGCGTGTAAAAATGAATTCGAATTTTAGCCAATTTATCATCAGCCTTGATTTTTTGCTTACTTTTTGATCAAGCAAAAAGTAAGAAAACATGCATGAAAACTCGCAAATAATAATGAGATACAAAAAACGAAACCTAAAAAAACATCAATAAAATCCGAAAAAGACCGGCCTATGAGAAATTGACGTTAAGAAATTTGAATTCATTTTTAAGCGCGGGCCTTGTGTAAGCAACCCTCGAGCGAGAAAAATCAATATTTTCCTTTTACTGAATTTATCGAGCGCTTGGGTTGCGTGTAAAAATGAATTCGAATTTTAGCCAATTTATCATCAGCCTTGATTTTTTGCATACTTTTTGATCAAGAAAAAAGTATGAGAATGACTATTGCTAGTAGTGTTCACCTCCCGATAAAACCTAAGCAACAAAAAGCACGAAATCCTAAAATCATAATCATAAACGAAAAGGACCGGCCTATGAGAAATTGGCGTTAAGAAATTTGAATTCATTTTTATGCGCAGGCCTGTGTAAGCAATCCACGAGCGAGAAATGAAAATATTTTCTTTCAACAGAATATTATCGAGCGGCTTGGGTTGCGCGGCAAAAATTAATTTAAATTTTAGCCAATTTATCATCAGCCTTGATTTTTTGCTTACTTTTTGATCAAGCAAAAAGTAAGAAAACATGCATGAAAACTCGCAAATAATAATAAGATACAAAAAACGAAACCCTAAAAAACATCATTAAAAACCGAAAAGGACCGGCCTATGAGAAATTAGCGTTAAGAAATTTGAATTCATTTTTAAGCGTAGGCCCTGTGTAAGCAACCCTCGAGCGAGAAACAAAAATATTCTCCAATTACGGAACAAAATCGAGCGCTTGGGTTGCGTGGCAATTAAGGCAAAGCCGAATCACGAATACCTTAAAAAATTAACACAATATGAGTAAAAATGAATTAAAATTTTAGCCAATTGCTCATCAGCCTTGATTTTTTGCTTACTTTTTGATCAAGCAAAAAGTAAGAAAACACCTTACAAGTAATGATTTTAATAGTTTTATAATTCAAATCTTATTGCAATTAACCAAAGTACTTTTCTACACTTATCCACATAAAAAAAGCAGTTGCATATTAGGCAACTGCTTTTTTTTATACTATTTCAAAGCTTAAGCTTCGCTCAATACCATTTTAAAAGGAATGTTAATAATGGCTTGATAATCTTCGCCTGCTTCTAACATATCCTCATCATCCTCTTCATAATGCCAGTTAATAATAACCTCACTACTTCCGCCTTTGTGAATACTCTCAAGTTTTTTAAATACGTCCAAAATACACTTCGAAGAACTGGTATTAAAGTACTCCAAATGAATATTCACATTTGTATTCTTTTGTGGCTTGCCCGAGTATTTATCCAACCAGTCTACAAGCGGTTTGTAAAACTCAATCGAGTTTTCAGGGATCGATCTCCCTTTAATTTCTAAATATCCTTTATCCCAATCAAATTTAATAGTAGGCGTTTTGGGTGAACCTTCAATTAGCAGTGTTTCCATAGTATTTAATTATTGTGAGATTTTAATGTTCAAACTAAAAAATGAATATTTATCATCCGCCACCATAAAATTATAGTTCAGCTTCTGACCTGATTTACGCGCAATGTCTATCATTCCCAAGCCTCCTCCGCCTTTTTCAGAGAAAGTATCGTTGTTTAATATTTCTTTATAGTACTCTTTTAACTCCTCTTTACTCATCTCATTTATCTTGTCTAATTTTACTCTGAGATTTTCAACGTTCGAAGTTAAGATATAATTTCCGGTAATAATGCTGTATTCATTCTCCACCTTACCTATCATAAAAATGGCCGAACGAGAAACAATTTCATTCGTGTCATCCGTAAAGGCAACTTCATCCATGTGGTGATACAAATTCTGCAAACACTCCACCAACACATTATACACTTTCTTCTTAACTTTTGGCTCCTCCTGCAAATTATCCAACTTGGATTCCATAATTTGCAATATA is a window encoding:
- a CDS encoding T9SS type A sorting domain-containing protein → MKYCYLIIQLFLSIGIASNVQAKKNSSGVVPAISIVSNDGTYTEAVGGLCFSVSITNPLPDTTFVDVQIVASTTGTLGTDFTIAPTRIKFLPNFAGNESVCVSIFEDLLAEPIETYSFMLANPSNNATLGDSLINFTIYDNDSITTSNPCSDIFFSEFVHSFSAGDRAFELYNPTGQVVDLSNYSIKIYFAGNTVAGTDVPLSGFINHGDTYVISYSGSDSAVKAISDLVNGQFFFNGNSAIGLYHNATLVDCFGTIGVNPGFGWPVYNANSTSATLVRKQNIKQGESNWNNSNGQWDIFPQADYSHLGSHTINGCGFIVPPTVTMFTSDASFNEAVGGLSISVKIFNPLAVATTVDVVLGNLTTATLNSDFTFTPSQLTFPANSTVPQSISISIVDDLTIEPDEILELRLQNVSGSATILDSSWVLTIQNDDFTGISEIKTSATHNLQPNPVKDILKFTSNNKIDSYQITNFLGQVYKAETNINSSQLNLNLQDLKPGMYFIVVKEGTNNFCKRFIKD
- a CDS encoding DUF1987 domain-containing protein; translation: METLLIEGSPKTPTIKFDWDKGYLEIKGRSIPENSIEFYKPLVDWLDKYSGKPQKNTNVNIHLEYFNTSSSKCILDVFKKLESIHKGGSSEVIINWHYEEDDEDMLEAGEDYQAIINIPFKMVLSEA